In a genomic window of Anoplopoma fimbria isolate UVic2021 breed Golden Eagle Sablefish chromosome 6, Afim_UVic_2022, whole genome shotgun sequence:
- the cryzl1 gene encoding quinone oxidoreductase-like protein 1, whose amino-acid sequence MKGLYCRAAGESHAEPKFIIQETSLPEVLDSHLVRVQVKACGLSPLDLKLLDDVGIRRDLIPVGREVAGVVQQVGAKVSFFQPEDEVVGILPLDSSCSGLCDVIDVDEHYLVQKPEKLSSVCVAGALRDGLCAYTALHTHARMAAGHTLLVMDGASSFGLMCVQLACYHGVKVFTTSHSPQQHTFLEQLRPSVAKVIPAFNGPSDLLPVVLEETGGLGVDIVIDSGVRLQEVESEEAKLLPHKHDIISVLGVGGHWVTSHKDLQLDPPDCRLLYLKSASMSFLNHEVWTASSAQQGRYLHILKDIVEKMSSGVLRPQPEEAVPLYEATVVMETVQRHQKKKAVVQL is encoded by the exons atgaaaggtttgtactgcagagctgctggagaGAGCCATGCTGAGCCCAAGTTCATCATCCAGGAAACG AGTCTCCCAGAGGTTTTAGACAGCCACCTGGTCAGAGTTCAGGTGAAGGCATGTGGACTCAGCCCGCTGGACCTCAAG CTGCTGGATGACGTCGGGATCCGGAGAGATTTGATTCCTGTTGGCAGAGAGGTGGCCGGGGTCGTGCAGCAAG TGGGAGCCAAGGTCTCTTTCTTCCAGCCGGAGGACGAGGTTGTAG GTATTCTTCCTCTGGACTCTTCCTGTTCTGGACTCTGCGATGTCATTGACGTAGATGAACACTATttag TACAGAAGCCAGAGAAGCTGAGCTCGGTGTGCGTTGCCGGAGCTCTGCGTGACGGCCTCTGTGCTTACACTgctctacacacacacgctcgcATGGCAGCCGGACACACACTCCTGGTCATGGACGGAGCAAGC TCTTTCGGCCTTATGTGCGTCCAGTTGGCTTGTTACCACGGAGTGAAGGTCTTCACCACGTCACACTCGCCGCAACAACACACATTCCTGGAGCAGCTTCGGCCCAGCGTAG CCAAAGTTATTCCGGCGTTTAACGGCCCATCAGACCTGCTGCCGGTAGTCCTGGAGGAGACGGGAGGACTGGGAGTGGATATCGTCATAGACTCTGGAG tgcgTCTGCAAGAGGTAGAGTCAGAAGAGGCGAAGCTCCTCCCTCAcaaacatgacatcatcagtgtgcTGGGAGTCGGGGGGCACTGGGTCACGTCCCACAAAGACCTGCAG ttgGATCCTCCAGATTGCAGATTGCTGTATTTAAAATCAGCCTCGATGTCTTTCCTCAACCATGAAGTGTGGACGGCTTCATCAGCGCAGCAAGGGAGATACCTGC ATATTCTCAAGGACATTGTGGAGAAGATGTCTTCTGGAGTTCTCAG ACCTCAGCCCGAGGAGGCGGTCCCTCTCTATGAAGCCACGGTTGTCATGGAGACTGTCCAGCGTCACCAGAAGAAAAAGGCTGTTGTTCAACTCTGA
- the setd4 gene encoding SET domain-containing protein 4: protein MRGRGQRAGRAARKRRQKQGSVVQSVSLCHQLQYVRLMKFLHQRGFTSTLLQPALFTDTGRGLQALKSIKPGQLIISLPESCLLTTSTVLDSSLGQYIKSWKPRLSPLLALCVFLVCERHLGEASDWFPYIDVLPATYTCPAYFTDDVMAVLPTGVQRRALEQREAVREIHSIHQNFFRSLQPILRQPVDEVLTYEALRWAWCSVNTRSVFMSHPSNNFLSGQNAYALAPFLDLLNHRPDVQVEASFNDVTRCYEIRSVSGTLRYQQAFINYGSHDNQRLMLEYGFVAPCNPNSVVYVDADLLVDVLRGDRSLDQKIKFLKENNFLHNLTVSSEGPSWRLMTALRLLSLPQTLYHQWKAVLLGQVLCEEREEWSVQTAKTLCQRLLQDSHTALDKISHLLRQCDQPVREQLDVVKSLRQEERCILGSCLEALEGMQRKPDELLSCQPDVDAVS from the exons ATGAGGGGTCGCGGCCAACGGGCTGGACGAGCtgcgaggaagaggaggcagaagcAAGGAAGCGTCGTCCAGTCGG TCTCTCTGTGTCATCAGCTGCAGTATGTGAGACTGATGAAGTTTCTTCACCAGCGAGGATTCACCTCAACGCTGCTGCAGCCGGCGCTCTTCACTG ACACAGGGAGAGGACTTCAAGCTCTCAAAAGCATAAAG CCTGGCCAGCTCATCATTTCTCTGCCAGAGTCCTGTCTCCTCACGACCTCAACTGTCCTAGACAGCTCTCTGGGACAGTACATCAAGAG CTGGAAGCCCCGCCTCTCCCCACTGTTGGCTCTCTGCGTCTTCCTGGTTTGTGAGCGTCACCTGGGAGAGGCCTCCGATTGGTTCCCCTACATCGACGTGCTGCCCGCCACTTACACCTGCCCCGCCTACTTCACCGATGACGTCATGGCTGTTCTGCCGACCGGTGTCCAGCGGCGGGCTTTAGAGCAGAGGGAGGCGGTGAGAGAAATCCACTCGATTCATCAAAACTTTTTCAG ATCCCTGCAGCCAATCCTGAGGCAGCCCGTTGATGAGGTGTTGACATATGAAGCATTAAG gtgggCGTGGTGTAGTGTCAACACACGCTCTGTCTTCATGTCCCATCCGTCCAACAACTTCCTGTCTGGACAGAACGCTTACGCTTTAGCGCCCTTTCTTGACCTGCTCAACCACCGGCCTGACGTGCAG GTAGAAGCAAGTTTCAATGACGTGACCAGATGTTATGAAATCAGGAGCGTTTCTGGGACACTCCGCTACCAGCAGGCCTTCATTAACTACGGTTCCCATGACAACCAGCGCCTGATGCTAGAGTACGGCTTTGTTGCCCCCTGCAACCCCAACAGCGTGGTCTACGTGGATGCAG ATCTCCTCGTTGATGTTTTAAGAGGTGACAGGAGTTTGGATCAGAAGATCAAGTTTCTCAAAGAGAACAATTTCCTTCA TAACCTCACTGTGTCCAGTGAAGGTCCCAGTTGGAGGCTGATGACGGCTCTCAGATTGTTGTCGCTGCCACAAACACTTTA tCACCAGTGGAAGGCGGTGTTGCTCGGCCAGGTgctgtgtgaggagagagaggagtggagcGTCCAGACCGCCAAGACTCTCTGTCAGCGCCTCCTACAAGACTCTCACACAGCTCTGGATAAG atcTCCCATCTCCTCCGTCAGTGTGACCAGCCGGTCAGGGAGCAGCTCGATGTTGTCAAGTCACTGCGACAGGAGGAGAGGTGCATCCTGGGAAGCTGTCTTGAGGCACTAGAAGGCATGCAGAGAAAACCAGACGAACTGTTGTCATGCCAACCTGATGTTGACGCCGTTAGCTGA
- the cbr1 gene encoding carbonyl reductase [NADPH] 1 — translation MRGRQPALLLPELPHSSLQLHSAGSLHTTTPAPIMSTKVAVVTGSNKGIGLAIVRALCKQYQGDVYLTARDVTRGQEAVNSLASDGLKPKFHQLDINDLNSITTAAAYFKEKYGGVDVLINNAGIAFKGADTTPFPVQAEVTLKTNFFATRDMLTHFLPLIKAGGRVVNVSSFVGSRALNKCKPALQQRFRSEDITEEELVGLMEQFVEQAKSGEHEKGGWPDTAYGMSKTGLTTLSMIHARRLSKERPKDGILVNACCPGWVRTDMAGDKAPKSPEEGAITPVYLALLPAGATDPHGKFVSDKEVQPW, via the exons ATGCGCGGCAGACAGCCAGCTCTCCTGCTTCCTGAACTGCCTCACTCCTCTCTGCAGCTTCACTCCGCAGGATCACTCCACACTACGACACCAGCTCCAA TCATGTCTACCAAGGTCGCCGTGGTTACGGGCAGTAATAAGGGCATCGGCCTGGCCATCGTCCGAGCGCTCTGCAAGCAGTACCAAGGAGACGTTTACCTCACCGCCAGAGACGT CACTCGTGGACAGGAAGCTGTGAACTCTCTGGCCTCAGACGGGCTGAAGCCAAAGTTTCACCAGCTGGACATCAACGACCTGAACAGCATCACCACCGCCGCTGCTTACTTTAAGGAGAAGTACGGAGGAGTGGACGTCCTCATAAACAATGCTGGGATAGCATTCAAAG gAGCAGACACAACTCCGTTTCCAGTCCAGGCAGAGGTGACCCTCAAGACAAACTTCTTCGCCACCAGAGACATGTTGACTCACTTCCTGCCGCTCATCAAAGCTGgag gtCGAGTTGTGAACGTCTCCAGCTTCGTCGGCTCCCGCGCTTTGAACAAGTGCAAGCCGGCCCTCCAGCAGCGTTTCCGCAGCGAGGACatcacagaggaggagctggtggGACTGATGGAGCAGTTTGTGGAACAGGCCAAGAGTGGCGAGCACGAAAAGGGCGGCTGGCCTGACACGGCGTACGGGATGTCCAAGACTGGACTCACG acCCTATCCATGATCCACGCTCGTCGTCTGTCCAAGGAGCGACCAAAAGACGGG ATCTTGGTGAACGCCTGCTGTCCGGGTTGGGTGCGCACCGACATGGCCGGTGATAAAGCCCCCAAGTCACCAGAGGAGGGTGCCATCACTCCGGTCTACCTGGCCCTGCTGCCGGCCGGAGCCACGGACCCTCACGGAAAGTTCGTCTCCGATAAAGAAGTCCAGCCTTGGTGA